Proteins from a single region of Sediminispirochaeta bajacaliforniensis DSM 16054:
- a CDS encoding CxxCxxCC domain-containing protein, with product MRTPFSRRWDSLCRQCGACCYEKAYVKGILYVYHDRPCVYLNEENGRCKVYHERFRRMEGCNKMTIFHAMFSGWLPASCGYVEWAMRHHIRFSRAKLD from the coding sequence ATGAGGACTCCGTTTAGCCGCCGATGGGACTCTCTTTGCAGGCAGTGCGGCGCCTGCTGTTATGAGAAGGCCTATGTAAAGGGAATTCTCTATGTATATCACGATCGTCCCTGTGTCTACCTGAACGAAGAGAACGGTCGCTGTAAAGTGTACCATGAACGCTTCCGCCGGATGGAAGGGTGCAACAAGATGACGATCTTCCACGCGATGTTTTCCGGATGGTTGCCGGCTTCCTGCGGGTATGTCGAATGGGCCATGCGCCATCATATTCGTTTCTCACGGGCGAAGCTTGACTAA
- a CDS encoding NHL repeat-containing protein translates to MSRGRYLRCMMLPCLMFLFLTPFLFGQETEQEASPEQKIDMDAVSADEAFMSGVRSYHNGEYASSILSFERSLSFKPDRGITRLWLGNSFYRSGLLASALEQWKTVMDSQAATASLKNLIDSIEYRRALGPALSPESRFVEVDRLEGSADEYTLFLGPTSILPRADGGSYVVSFASNEVVSLSINGMIRTRIRGGLNGLNRPFDALVGPSGRLYISEYQGDRIVSCTPSGTDIHRFGGKGREDGKLLGPQYLAMDREGYLYVSEQGNRRISKFDTDGNFILSFGKRAGDFPGFREPTGICVVDDTLFIADGRRNILYRFDVSGNFLGTCGENLFSEPEGLTLAEDGKLLVADATGLHLFDTEREVSKTLIAAGEGDSFIKGAFDVNGNLMISDFSANAVCRYADFNQLYGSLLVDVERIIENRFPRIVLELSVSRRDGKPVVGLEETNFLVTEGRVEASGMHYLGSVDDLDQAAVAIVAERSDAGRNFSSAFGEAVGSLANGAAGRFEFSFVSAGPLPVREVSSVYGADPLVEALLSGSGEAGRQWQCDSAIRLAASGLTAKNKKRAIIFLAGGPPPASAFDRHELAEVARYLEVNHIGFFCVYPFDGDVPDEYRYLAEKSGGRVIHLFRPEGIASLVDIILQRRDGRYLIEYNSSLDDDFGRKFLPVEVQAYLHGRSGRGESGYFAPLR, encoded by the coding sequence ATGAGCAGAGGTCGATATTTGAGATGCATGATGCTTCCTTGCCTCATGTTTTTGTTTCTTACCCCATTTCTCTTCGGCCAGGAAACAGAACAGGAAGCGTCGCCAGAGCAAAAGATCGATATGGATGCCGTGAGTGCCGATGAGGCTTTTATGTCGGGTGTCAGGTCGTATCACAACGGCGAGTATGCAAGTTCCATCCTTTCCTTTGAACGCAGCCTCTCTTTTAAGCCCGATCGTGGCATCACCCGCCTCTGGCTGGGAAACAGTTTCTATCGTTCAGGTCTTCTCGCATCGGCTCTTGAGCAATGGAAGACGGTGATGGATAGTCAGGCTGCAACAGCGAGCCTTAAGAATTTAATCGACAGTATAGAGTATCGAAGGGCCCTTGGGCCCGCCCTCTCTCCTGAGTCGAGATTCGTGGAAGTCGATCGCTTGGAGGGAAGTGCCGACGAATATACGCTCTTTCTCGGTCCAACTTCGATCCTCCCCAGGGCCGACGGCGGCAGCTATGTCGTCTCCTTCGCCTCCAACGAGGTCGTTTCGCTTTCGATCAACGGCATGATACGGACGAGAATTCGGGGGGGCTTGAACGGATTGAATCGCCCCTTCGATGCTCTTGTCGGCCCCTCTGGACGGCTCTACATCTCCGAGTACCAGGGGGATCGAATTGTCAGTTGTACCCCTTCTGGTACGGACATCCACCGCTTCGGGGGAAAGGGACGTGAGGATGGTAAACTGCTTGGCCCGCAGTATCTGGCAATGGATCGGGAGGGGTATCTCTATGTTAGCGAGCAGGGAAACCGAAGAATATCGAAATTCGATACCGACGGCAACTTTATTCTTTCTTTTGGAAAGCGGGCGGGCGATTTCCCCGGCTTCCGGGAGCCCACTGGTATATGTGTGGTCGATGATACACTTTTTATTGCCGATGGGAGGCGGAACATCCTCTACCGTTTCGATGTAAGTGGTAACTTTCTCGGGACCTGCGGAGAAAATCTCTTTAGTGAGCCGGAAGGTTTGACACTTGCCGAGGACGGAAAGCTGCTTGTCGCGGATGCCACGGGTCTTCATCTTTTCGATACGGAACGGGAGGTTTCGAAAACCCTGATAGCGGCTGGAGAGGGCGACTCCTTCATTAAGGGGGCCTTCGATGTGAACGGCAATTTGATGATTTCCGATTTTTCCGCGAACGCCGTGTGCCGTTATGCAGATTTCAATCAGCTTTACGGAAGCCTTTTGGTCGATGTCGAGCGAATCATCGAGAACCGTTTCCCCCGAATTGTTTTGGAGCTTTCGGTTTCCAGGCGGGACGGGAAACCCGTGGTCGGGCTTGAAGAGACCAATTTCCTTGTAACCGAGGGTCGGGTCGAGGCTTCCGGAATGCATTATCTCGGATCGGTGGATGATTTGGATCAGGCCGCCGTTGCAATTGTTGCCGAACGTTCAGATGCGGGACGGAATTTCTCCTCTGCCTTTGGAGAGGCCGTTGGTTCTTTGGCGAATGGCGCAGCCGGACGCTTTGAATTTTCATTTGTAAGTGCCGGCCCCCTTCCCGTGCGGGAGGTTTCATCGGTGTACGGGGCCGATCCCCTTGTCGAAGCGCTTTTGTCGGGTTCTGGCGAGGCCGGCCGGCAATGGCAGTGTGATTCGGCGATCCGGCTTGCGGCTTCCGGCCTTACTGCGAAGAATAAAAAGCGGGCCATCATTTTCCTTGCAGGTGGCCCACCGCCCGCCTCAGCCTTCGATCGTCACGAGCTTGCAGAAGTCGCCAGATATCTGGAAGTTAATCACATTGGTTTCTTTTGCGTATACCCCTTTGATGGCGATGTACCCGATGAGTATCGCTATCTTGCCGAAAAGAGCGGCGGTCGGGTGATACACCTTTTTAGGCCGGAAGGGATTGCATCCCTTGTCGATATCATTCTCCAGCGGAGGGACGGCAGATATCTGATCGAGTATAACAGCTCCCTCGATGATGATTTCGGTAGAAAGTTCCTCCCTGTCGAAGTTCAGGCCTATCTTCATGGTCGAAGCGGCCGCGGGGAATCCGGCTATTTTGCACCGCTTCGCTGA
- a CDS encoding tetratricopeptide repeat protein — protein sequence MNNLLETGLAFYRAKRYEKALDYFTSLDVDPAEYPDLAYYLGLCYTKLGKYDEALLYLEQVVTNHDDFLHIYQCRMVLGYIYNVTGRYRLAEFEMRELLDAGFESPQVYSTLGFALFSQGKTDISLDYYRKALNLEPGNSNALNSVGYTMVELDRELPEATDNIRKALEARPEHAAYLDSLGWALFKMGRIREARRILGRAYDLSKGNRVIASHLRKVIDEEGEEES from the coding sequence ACTTGAAACGGGTCTTGCCTTCTACCGCGCGAAGCGGTACGAGAAGGCCCTCGACTACTTTACTTCTCTCGATGTAGATCCTGCAGAATATCCCGACCTTGCCTATTATTTGGGGCTGTGCTATACGAAACTTGGAAAATATGATGAGGCTCTGCTCTATCTTGAACAGGTAGTTACCAACCACGATGATTTCCTCCATATTTATCAATGCCGTATGGTCCTCGGCTATATCTATAATGTCACGGGGCGTTATCGTCTTGCAGAGTTTGAAATGCGAGAGCTTTTGGATGCCGGCTTTGAGTCCCCCCAAGTCTATTCAACCCTTGGGTTTGCCCTTTTCAGCCAGGGGAAAACGGATATCAGCCTTGATTATTATCGTAAGGCCCTTAATCTGGAGCCGGGAAACAGCAATGCACTCAATTCTGTTGGTTATACCATGGTTGAACTTGATCGGGAGTTGCCGGAAGCAACCGACAACATCAGAAAGGCCCTTGAAGCTCGGCCCGAACATGCTGCATACCTTGATTCCCTGGGATGGGCACTTTTTAAGATGGGGCGAATTAGGGAAGCAAGGCGTATTCTCGGCCGGGCTTACGATCTTTCCAAGGGCAACAGGGTCATTGCCTCTCATTTGAGAAAAGTAATAGACGAAGAGGGGGAAGAGGAATCATGA